A genomic region of Metopolophium dirhodum isolate CAU chromosome 1, ASM1992520v1, whole genome shotgun sequence contains the following coding sequences:
- the LOC132934565 gene encoding uncharacterized protein LOC132934565 translates to MSNICILCMKTVLKYSVSKMSVHVFPSCPKKRQIWLNRCKLANEEVLPNRKICSFHFEPTCFKTGLKRRLLYRDAVPTIFGKAHVKTINPPLKNLKGKPKNVIKDRIAVQHLQLHRISPTKAIKKGITRQHLEHCDIPLTRSAKKMLADKNRQSQDVSLTRALNKEIFGHNRESCDLSLTGAAKKLIACKNHQSRDILQVKTVKKRIASQNTRPRNISQAITAKKVISSQNSQSHDISPIKTVKKEIASQNTRSRNISQTITVKKKISSRNSQSHDISPIKTVKKEIASQNTRSRNIPQTITAKKVISSRNSLSHDILPTKTVKKEIAGPNTRSRNISQTITAKKVISSRNSQSCDIKPTKGIKKIISGQNNVSYGHLPTRVFELEVFQRSMSIVTNQKRELDRQNETIAMLEKKKLSLILQLEIARNKILLANIAK, encoded by the exons ATGTCCAACATTTGCATTCTGTGTATGAAAACAGTTCTCAAGTATTCAGTCTCCAAGATGTCTGTACACGT atttccATCGTGTCCGAAAAAACGGCAGATCTGGCTCAACCGGTGTAAATTAGCCAATGAAGAAGTCTTACCAAACCGTAAAATATGTTCATTTCATTTTGAGCCAACATGCTTCAAAACTGGTTTAAAAAGGCGTTTACTTTATCGTGATGCTGTACCAACAATTTTCGGAAAAGCTCATGTTAAAACGATAAATCCGCCATTAAAAAACCTgaaag gaaaaccaaaaaatgtaatcaaggaCAGGATTGCCGTTCAGCATCTTCAGTTACATCGTATTTCACCAActaaagctattaaaaaagGGATTACCCGTCAGCATCTTGAGCATTGTGATATTCCTTTAACAAGATCtgctaaaaaaatgttagcTGATAAGAATCGTCAATCTCAAGATGTTTCATTAACAAGAGCTCTGAATAAAGAGATTTTTGGTCATAATCGGGAGTCTTGTGATTTATCATTAACAGGAGCTGCTAAAAAATTGATTGCCTGTAAGAATCATCAGTCTCGTGATATTTTACAGgtaaaaactgttaaaaaaaggATTGCCAGTCAGAATACTCGGCCTCGTAATATTTCACAAGCAATAACTGCTAAGAAAGTGATTTCCAGTCAAAATAGTCAGTCCCATGATATTTCACCgataaaaactgttaaaaaagaGATTGCCAGTCAGAATACTCGGTCTCGTAATATTTCACAGACAATAactgttaagaaaaaaatttccaGTCGGAATAGTCAGTCTCATGATATTTCACCgataaaaactgttaaaaaagaGATTGCCAGTCAGAATACTCGGTCTCGTAATATTCCACAAACAATAACTGCTAAGAAAGTGATTTCCAGTCGGAATAGTCTGTCTCATGATATTTTACCGacaaaaactgttaaaaaagaGATTGCCGGTCCGAATACTCGGTCTCGTAATATTTCACAGACAATAACTGCTAAGAAAGTAATTTCCAGTCGGAATAGTCAGTCTTGTGATATTAAACCGACaaaaggtattaaaaaaattatttcaggtCAGAATAATGTGTCTTATGGTCATTTGCCAACAAGAGTATTTGAACTAGAAGTATTTCAACGTTCAATGAGTATTGTAACAAATCAAAAAAGAGAACTTGATCGGCAAAATGAAACTATCGCGATGCTAGAAAAGAAAAAGTTATCACTTATATTACAATTGGAAATTGCAAGGAATAAAATCTTATTGGCTAATATTGCAAAGTGA
- the LOC132933822 gene encoding uncharacterized protein LOC132933822, translated as MPDRVIKHKSKRPVSSVKKQVSAPIRTTMKILTKKKNTYTEEKSYICSVSSNSLGSHKYDKIPGSNHPLTSSIPRSSQSELRKHFIDRSDNLTKKSYQTLYKELEEQHKDVTIELEQTKFMAESLQAQLYKVKHDKEIQTCGISLDELENNLEHLKTNLEQQAINLEQQAINLEQQEISLKNMTNEKTLLTLELGVKNEKLLTMAAQASSLNSKIEILNSTVDDLKKTDSEKTIRIENLFKERNKLKNDFIELLREKDLFQEEIIVLKNKYTETNQKLQELRSEVGKKRYEFVQRSMGLSEQSDLNIKQQKQIRIMEDITLELELMVKRLTLENQDYIITIDRLKEDGVELKNEIKQWETRAGCWINAYVREQFESKIENLENENQQLNVKNLQLTDKYNKIISEKCEQISEKERIAEMKQETIEQMTEIINLMRKTHVHNIDDDQIRALN; from the exons ATGCCCGATCGcgttattaaacataaatctaAAAGGCCCGTTTCTTCGGTTAAAA AACAAGTATCTGCACCGATCCGGACCACGATGAAAATACtcacaaagaaaaaaaacacgtaTACCGaggaaaaaagttatatttgtaGCGTGTCTTCAAATTCGCTAGGGAGTCATAAGTATGATAAGATTCCAGGATCAAATCATCCACTGACGTCATCGATTCCGAGGTCATCTCAAAGTGAACTTAGGAAACATTTTATCGACAGGTCTGACAATTTG aCTAAAAAAAGCTACCAAACATTATATAAAGAACTTGAAGAGCAACACAAGGACGTAACAATTGAATTGGAACAAACTAAATTTATGGCAGAATCTCTTCAAGCGCAGTTGTATAAAGTTAAACATGATAAAGAAATTCAGACGTGTGGAATTAGTTTAGatgaattagaaaataatttagaacatttaaaaactaatttagaaCAACAAGCAATTAATTTAGAACAACAAGCAATTAATTTAGAACAACAAGAaattagtttgaaaaatatgaccAATGAAAAAACATTGTTGACTTTGGAACTgg gtgtaaaaaatgaaaaactattGACTATGGCTGCTCAAGCCTcgtcattaaattcaaaaatagagATTTTAAACAGTACAGTAGATGATTTAAAAAAGACAGACTCTGAAAAAACCATAAGAATCGAAAACTTGTTCAAGGAAagaaataagttaaaaaatgattttattgagCTTTTGAGGGAGAAAGATTTGTTTCAAGAAGAGATAATTGTACTTAAGAATAA aTATACAGAAACTAATCAAAAACTGCAAGAATTGAGATCCGAAGTAGGAAAAAAGAGATACGAATTTGTGCAACGTTCTATGGGATTAAGTGAACAATcagacttaaatattaaacagcAAAAACAGATAAGAATCAT gGAAGATATTACTTTGGAACTTGAATTGATGGTCAAACGTTTG ACACTTGAAAACCAGGACTATATTATCACGATCGACCGTTTAAAAGAAGATGGTGTTgagttgaaaaatgaaataaaacagtGGGAAACCAGGGCTGGTTGTTGGATTAATGCGTATGTTCGAGAACAATTTGAATCGAAAATTGAGAATCTTGAAAATGAAAACCaacaattaaatgttaaaaacttACAACTGACAGAcaagtacaacaaaataatttccgAAAAATG CGAACAAATATCTGAAAAAGAAAGAATTGCTGAGATGAAACAAGAAACAATTGAACAAATGACggaaataatcaatttaatgagGAAAACCCATGTTCATAACATCGATGACGACCAAATACGAGCACTGAATTAG
- the LOC132935934 gene encoding transcription initiation factor TFIID subunit 9B-like, with the protein MSSSQGNRMPKDSQTIVSMMNDLGIREYEQQVLNHLLEFNYRYTSLILEEAKACSKFANKEKIDADDVKMAIQMTEDGVFLKSPPRDELIKASNELNNKPLPAIKPASGLRIPQNGSSFLQAKYKLKTDLNKGRNVLKKNTKITVAEMLNATKQTDAVSNPTQSDLKRDGLSDLDIDKVIEEQQYNQDNFNDFSLDSLLHDPNSLSF; encoded by the exons ATGTCGTCTTCGCAAGGAAACCGCATGCCTAAAGATTCTCAAACCATAGTGTCGATGATGAATGATTTAGGAATACGTGAATATGAACAACAAGTTTTAAACCACCTGCTAGAATTTaattaca gaTACACATCACTCATTCTGGAAGAAGCTAAGGCTTGTTCAAAATTTGCTAATAAGGAGAAAATTGATGCGGATGATGTCAAAATGGCAATTCAAATGACCGAAGATGGTGTATTTCTTAAATCTCCTCCACGTGAt GAACTAATCAAAGCGAGTAATGAATTAAACAACAAACCTCTGCCTGCAATAAAGCCTGCTAGTGGGTTGAGAATTCCTCAAAATGGTTCAAGTTTCTTACAAGCAAAATACAAGCTCAAAACTgatttg aataaagGAAGAAATGTATTGAagaaaaacactaaaataacaGTAGCTGAAATGTTGAATGCGACTAAACAGACCGACGCTGTCAGTAATCCTACACaat ctGATTTGAAGAGGGATGGTTTAAGTGATTTGGACATTGACAAGGTTATTGAAGAACAGCAGTACAATCAAGACAATTTCAATGATTTTAGTTTGGATTCCTTATTACATGATCCTAATTCATTATCATTTTga
- the LOC132935895 gene encoding integrator complex subunit 13-like has product MSLMDQLFPANHKTTFVVDHTPNFGLTSDSHIKMVFTKQPFDGIPPVTIYKSIWTCSIEAVLEYCRIVWDLFPEGKLIRVISSDVRSRNLNNWSSNQQNVNIMLSSLSLLGPPDKLVPNPNRDYSVVYGFRTAAEAMIECTKEQMDQEKSKKNNIEIQNKCRTFIITSARDNQSIDNLTSMFHNEMIKSNKSVSKPISTSIHHCHLVIINTYPDSITSEVTDRPLYPISPILDLEVHSIPASKIGIKISNLLLIHYNLASTTVIGIPMKEEQNGNSSANYDVEIYHAATVHTAISNANAANSNAKAVVAKKEGADYETIKLKWCTARLNNNLPDIHSCTTLHRVTLVDINSRPSTCLITFLLNGRSVFLEVIKQGGGKTISHVLKSYNGEIYIHTVSSGRTVFEDLPSISEGPGGKVIQYRVADFSNFMKSNLLQPTKTKHTGDRNYIEDAKEKLMKQTAYWPLVSSSTIIYNLKQYTEPLLSLMVKDNISDQEVMNCKQCIQDLTTAELNNHRLISPSPSFPRNMKRVDQYKLMWTELEKFLRSNLHTVNHCKVLQYLFESCCKLDEEKIIEKTLMRLKEPLADGPSVIRATTDSPMSPPLTQQTGINHNIAHKAVDVGPNSIMYLQIIRDQDNSATVNPSSRPQFAGRLKSIQNRNGNLFAKLYEHIDDDTDTKSVT; this is encoded by the exons aTGAGCCTAATGGATCAACTTTTTCCAGCAAATCATAAAACCACATTCGTGGTGGACCACACTCCAAACTTCGGATTGACTAGTGACTCACACATCAAAATGGTCTTCACCAAACAGCCATTTGATGGGATACCACCCGTAACCATATACAAATCGATTTGGACGTGTAGCATTGAAGCTGTACTCGAATACTGCCGTATCGTCTGGGATCTGTTTCCAGAAGGGAAACTTATTCGTGTTATAAGTAGCGACGTACGATCTCGCAATTTGAATAATTGGTCATCTAATCAacaaaatgttaacattatGTTAAGTAGTTTGTCACTTTTGGGGCCACCCGATAAACTTGTACCAAACCCAAATCGAGACTACAGTGTTGTGTATGGATTTCGCACTGCAGCCGAAGCAATGATTGAGTGTACTAAAGAACAAATGGATCAAGAAAAATCTAAGAAAAATAACattgaaattcaaaacaa aTGCAGAACATTTATTATCACATCAGCCAGAGACAACCAATCAATAGATAATCTCACATCCATGTTTCATAATGAAATGATCAAAAGCAACAAATCTGTATCTAAACCTATTTCGACGTCAATTCATCATTGtcatttagtaataattaacacaTATCCAGATTCTATAACAAGCGAAGTCACTGATCGTCCACTTTATCCTATATCACCAATACTAGATTTGGAAGTGCATTCTATTCCTGCATCCAAAATTGGTATTAAGATATCAAATCTTTTATTAATACACTACAATCTAGCTAGTACAACAGTTATCGGTATTCCCATGAAGGAAGAACAAAATGGCAATTCATCAGCAAATTATGATGTAGAAATATACCATGCTGCTACTGTGCATACAGCTATTTCAAATGCAAATGCAGCCAATTCCAATGCCAAAGCAGTGGTTGCAAAAAAAGAAGGAGCGGACTATgagacaattaaattaaaatggtgCACAGCTAGGTTAAATAACAACTTGCCAGATATTCACAGTTGTACGACGTTACATAGAGTAACTCTAGTTGATATAAACAGCAGACCAAGCACAtgtttgataacatttttactgaatggTCGATCAGTTTTCCTTGAGGTGATTAAACAAGGTGGTGGTAAAACCATATCACATGTTTTAAAATCGTATAATGgtgaaatatacatacatacagtgTCGTCTGGTCGCACAGTATTTGAAGATCTACCGTCCATTAGTGAAGGCCCCGGAGGGAAAGTAATTCAGTACAGAGTAGccgattttagtaattttatgaaGTCAAATTTACTGCaaccaacaaaaacaaaacacacagGTGATAGAAACTATATTGAAGatgcaaaagaaaaattgatgAAACAAACTGCATATTGGCCACTAGTATCATcgtcaactataatatataatttgaaacaatACACTGAACCACTGTTGTCATTAATGGTTAAAGATAACATTAGTGATCAGGAAGTAATGAATTGCAAACAATGTATTCAAGATTTGACGACTGCTGAATTAAATAATCATCGCCTCATTTCACCTAGTCCATCATTTCCACGAAATATGAAAAGAGTTGACCAGTACAAGCTTATGTGGACAGAGTTGGAAAAATTCTTAAGATCAAACTTACACACTGTTAATCACTGTAAAGTGTtgcaatatttatttgaaagctGTTGTAAACTTGATGAAGAAAAAATCATTGAGAAAACTTTAATGCGCTTAAAGGAACCTTTAGCAGACGGGCCAAGTGTAATACGAGCTACCACTGATTCGCCTATGTCTCCGCCATTAACTCAACAGACAggaataaatcataatatagcaCATAAAGCTGTTGATGTGGGTCCAAACAGTATTATGTATTTGCAAATAATTCGGGATCAAGACAATAGTGCAACAGTTAACCCTTCTTCACGACCTCAGTTTGCTGGTAGAttaaaatctattcaaaatagaAATGGAAATTTGTTTGCCAAACTTTATGAACATATAGACGATGACACGGATACCAAGagtgtaacataa